A DNA window from Gammaproteobacteria bacterium contains the following coding sequences:
- a CDS encoding HigA family addiction module antidote protein → MWIMKTITRRKTMMYDPPHPGESILDLCLAPLGMSISAAADHLGVSRKHLSAIINGRAAISAEMAIRLAQAFGGSPDTWLRMQVGYDLWQASQKAGGINVKPVPRAA, encoded by the coding sequence ATGTGGATTATGAAGACTATCACTAGGAGGAAGACCATGATGTACGATCCCCCGCACCCCGGTGAGAGTATCCTGGATCTGTGTCTTGCGCCGCTGGGTATGAGCATAAGTGCCGCGGCCGATCATCTGGGAGTCAGCCGCAAACACCTTTCGGCCATCATCAATGGGCGCGCCGCGATTTCCGCAGAAATGGCGATTCGACTGGCACAGGCGTTTGGCGGCAGCCCCGATACGTGGTTGCGTATGCAGGTCGGTTATGACCTGTGGCAGGCCAGTCAAAAGGCCGGCGGCATCAACGTGAAGCCCGTGCCGCGCGCCGCCTGA
- a CDS encoding type II toxin-antitoxin system RelE/ParE family toxin → MIRRINHKGLKRLYDQGDRSGFNEHDVKRLRQILARMEAAESPPEMDLPGLHFHRLRGARRGTFAVTVRANYRVTWRTDADGAFVDVDYEDYH, encoded by the coding sequence ATGATCCGACGGATCAACCACAAAGGTTTGAAGCGACTTTATGACCAGGGCGACCGATCCGGTTTCAACGAGCACGACGTCAAACGATTACGGCAGATTCTGGCGCGCATGGAGGCGGCCGAGAGTCCACCGGAAATGGACTTGCCGGGGCTGCACTTTCACCGCCTGCGCGGTGCTCGGCGCGGAACTTTCGCGGTGACCGTGCGCGCAAATTATCGCGTGACCTGGCGCACGGATGCCGACGGCGCGTTTGTAGATGTGGATTATGAAGACTATCACTAG